In a single window of the Anguilla rostrata isolate EN2019 chromosome 4, ASM1855537v3, whole genome shotgun sequence genome:
- the LOC135252654 gene encoding leucine zipper transcription factor-like protein 1, with amino-acid sequence MAEFGFNEHHQNEVINYMRFARSKRVLRLKTIDSCFQDLKDSRLVEETFTVDEVTEMLEGLQVVVRGEVETELINTAHTNVLLLRQLFSQAEKFYLKLQTDVSELENRELLEQVAEFEKTEFQTTGTKANPESNKPKLAPLNEGGVSELLNKEIARLQEENDRLRARLRTLESQATSALDEKSKAEKALQDLQKIQGDQQPPVQLADVSGLEDTVTALKADLEKSLSTSAASQKDLQDNLVTAKHDLLRVQEQLSLAEKELEKKFQQTAAYRNMKEILTKKNEQIKDLRKRVNKYEPDE; translated from the exons ATG GCTGAGTTTGGCTTCAACGAGCACCACCAGAACGAGGTGATCAACTACATGCGCTTTGCTCGCTCCAAGAGAGTTCTGAGACTCAAGACCATCGACTCCTGTTTCCAGGACCTCAAGGACAGCAG ACTGGTGGAGGAGACATTCACGGTGGATGAAGTGACAGAGATGCTGGAGGGCCTACAGGTGGTGGTTCGGGGGGAGGTGGAGACGGAGCTCATTAACACGGCCCACACCAACGTGCTGCTGCTGCGTCAGCTCTTCTCCCAGGCCGAGAAGTTCTACCTCAAGCTGCAGACAGATGTCTCTGAGCTGGAGAACAg GGAACTGTTGGAACAAGTTGCAGAGTTTGAAAAGACAGAGTTTCAAACCACTGGGACGAAG GCAAACCCAGAGTCCAACAAGCCCAAGTTAGCCCCTTTAAATGAAGGTGGGGTATCTGAACTACTAAATAAG gaGATTGCCAGACTGCAAGAGGAAAATGACAGGCTCAGAGCCAGACTCCGGACATTAGAATCACAG GCTACCAGTGCTTTAGATGAGAAATCCAAGGCAGAGAAGGCCTTGCAAGACCTACAGAAGATCCAGGGAGACCAGCAG CCGCCGGTGCAGTTGGCGGACGTCAGCGGCCTGGAGGACACGGTAACGGCCCTGAAGGCCGACTTGGAGAAGTCCCTGAGCACCAGTGCCGCATCCCAGAAGGACCTGCAGGACAACCTGGTCACTGCCAAGCATGACCTGCTGCGGGTTCAGGAGCAGCTGTCGCTGGCCGAGAAG GAGCTAGAGAAGAAGTTCCAGCAGACCGCCGCCTACCGCAACATGAAGGAGATCCTCACCAAAAAGAACGAGCAGATCAAGGACCTCAGAAAGCGGGTGAACAA GTATGAACCAGATGAATAA